A single Pseudomonas sp. DC1.2 DNA region contains:
- the phaC gene encoding class II poly(R)-hydroxyalkanoic acid synthase has protein sequence MSNKNNDDLKYQASENTLGLNPVVGLRGKDLLASARMVLRQAIKQPIHSAKHVAHFGLELKNVLFGKSQLQPGSDDRRFNDPAWSQNPLYKRYLQTYLAWRKELHDWIDDSNLSPKDVARGHFVVNLMTEAMAPTNSAANPAAVKRFFETGGKSLLDGLSHLAKDIVHNGGMPSQVNMGAFEVGKSLGITEGAVVFRNDVLELIQYRPITEQVYERPLLVVPPQINKFYVFDLSPDKSLARFCLRNNVQTFIISWRNPTKAQREWGLSTYIEALKEAVDVVTAITGSKDVNMLGACSGGITCTALLGHYAAIGEKKVNALTLLVSVLDTTLDSDVALFVDEQTLEAAKRHSYQAGVLEGRDMAKVFAWMRPNDLIWNYWVNNYLLGNEPPVFDILFWNNDTTRLPAAFHGDLIEMFKNNPLIRPNALEVCGTAIDLKQVTADIFSLAGTNDHITPWKSCYKSAQLFGGKVEFVLSSSGHIQSILNPPGNPKSRYMTSIDMPVKAEDWQENSTKHTDSWWLHWQAWQAERSGKLKKSPTTLGNKTYNAGEAAPGTYVHER, from the coding sequence ATGAGCAACAAGAACAACGATGACCTGAAGTATCAAGCCTCGGAAAACACCCTGGGGCTTAATCCCGTTGTTGGGCTACGTGGAAAGGACCTGCTCGCCTCTGCTCGGATGGTGCTGAGGCAGGCCATCAAACAACCGATTCACAGCGCCAAGCATGTCGCCCATTTCGGCCTTGAATTGAAGAACGTTCTGTTCGGCAAGTCGCAGTTACAGCCCGGTAGCGATGACCGTCGCTTCAACGATCCGGCCTGGAGCCAGAACCCCCTCTACAAACGCTACCTGCAAACTTACCTGGCGTGGCGCAAGGAACTCCACGACTGGATCGATGACAGCAACCTCTCGCCCAAAGATGTTGCCCGCGGGCATTTCGTGGTCAACCTCATGACCGAAGCCATGGCCCCCACCAACAGCGCGGCCAACCCGGCGGCAGTCAAACGCTTCTTTGAAACCGGCGGTAAAAGCCTGCTGGACGGCCTCTCCCACCTGGCCAAGGACATCGTGCATAACGGTGGCATGCCGAGCCAGGTCAACATGGGCGCCTTTGAAGTCGGCAAGAGCCTGGGCATCACCGAAGGCGCAGTGGTGTTTCGCAACGACGTGCTGGAGCTGATCCAATACCGTCCCATCACCGAACAGGTGTACGAACGCCCGCTGCTGGTGGTCCCACCGCAGATCAACAAGTTCTATGTGTTCGACCTCAGCCCGGACAAGAGCCTGGCGCGTTTCTGCCTGCGTAACAACGTGCAGACGTTCATTATCAGTTGGCGTAATCCGACCAAGGCTCAGCGCGAGTGGGGCCTGTCGACCTACATCGAAGCGCTGAAGGAGGCGGTGGATGTGGTCACCGCAATTACCGGCAGCAAAGACGTGAACATGCTGGGTGCCTGCTCCGGCGGGATTACCTGCACCGCCCTGCTGGGCCACTACGCTGCGATCGGCGAGAAAAAAGTCAACGCACTGACCCTGCTGGTCAGCGTGCTGGATACCACCCTGGACAGCGACGTTGCCCTGTTCGTCGACGAGCAAACGCTCGAAGCTGCCAAGCGCCACTCCTACCAGGCTGGTGTGCTCGAAGGTCGCGACATGGCAAAAGTCTTCGCCTGGATGCGGCCCAACGACCTGATCTGGAACTACTGGGTCAACAACTACCTGTTAGGCAATGAGCCACCAGTGTTCGACATTCTGTTCTGGAACAACGACACCACTCGCTTGCCCGCCGCCTTCCATGGCGACTTGATCGAGATGTTCAAAAACAACCCGCTGATTCGCCCGAATGCACTGGAAGTGTGCGGAACCGCGATTGACCTCAAGCAAGTCACTGCCGACATCTTTTCCCTGGCAGGCACCAACGACCACATCACGCCGTGGAAGTCCTGCTACAAATCAGCACAGCTGTTTGGCGGCAAGGTCGAGTTCGTGTTGTCCAGCAGTGGGCACATCCAAAGCATTCTGAACCCGCCGGGCAACCCGAAATCGCGCTACATGACCAGCATTGATATGCCGGTGAAAGCCGAGGACTGGCAAGAAAACTCAACCAAACATACGGACTCGTGGTGGCTGCACTGGCAAGCATGGCAGGCCGAGCGTTCGGGCAAGCTGAAAAAATCTCCGACCACACTGGGCAATAAGACGTACAACGCCGGCGAAGCTGCGCCGGGCACTTACGTCCATGAGCGGTAG
- a CDS encoding polyhydroxyalkanoic acid system family protein, which produces MARISVERAHDLGKEAARAKAEKLAQKLSDQYGVEPQWSGDTLNLKRSGVKGAVHVGEDSIKVDVELGLLMSAMSGTIKSEIEKALDKALA; this is translated from the coding sequence ATGGCCCGTATTAGTGTTGAGCGTGCCCACGACCTGGGCAAGGAAGCGGCCCGGGCGAAGGCCGAAAAGTTGGCGCAGAAACTCTCCGATCAATATGGCGTAGAGCCGCAATGGTCCGGCGATACCCTGAACCTCAAGCGTTCGGGTGTGAAAGGCGCGGTGCATGTGGGTGAAGACTCGATCAAGGTTGATGTCGAGTTGGGACTGTTGATGTCGGCGATGAGTGGCACCATCAAATCGGAAATCGAAAAGGCCCTTGATAAAGCGTTGGCCTGA
- a CDS encoding DUF971 domain-containing protein, whose product MTQLPTAINLHKASKTLTLKYASGEEYHLPAEFLRVHSPSAEVQGHGKPILQFGKIAVGLSKVEPAGQYALKLTFDDGHDSGLFTWEYLYELARRQDALWDDYLAELKAAGKTRDPDQAVVKLML is encoded by the coding sequence ATGACCCAACTCCCCACCGCCATCAACCTGCACAAAGCCTCGAAAACCCTGACGCTGAAATACGCGTCCGGCGAGGAATATCATCTGCCCGCCGAATTCCTGCGGGTGCATTCACCCTCCGCCGAGGTCCAGGGCCACGGCAAACCCATCCTGCAATTTGGCAAGATCGCGGTAGGCCTGAGCAAGGTCGAGCCGGCCGGTCAGTACGCACTGAAATTAACCTTCGACGATGGTCACGACAGCGGGCTATTCACTTGGGAATATCTGTACGAGCTGGCGCGACGTCAGGACGCACTCTGGGATGATTATCTTGCCGAGCTCAAAGCCGCTGGCAAAACCCGCGATCCTGACCAGGCCGTTGTCAAGCTGATGCTCTAA
- the hslV gene encoding ATP-dependent protease subunit HslV, whose protein sequence is MTTIVSVRRHGKVVMGGDGQVSLGNTVMKGNAKKVRRLYHGQVIAGFAGATADAFTLFERFEGQLEKHQGHLVRAAVELAKEWRTDRSLSRLEAMLAVANKDASLIITGNGDVVEPENGLIAMGSGGGYAQAAASALLKKTDLSAREIVETALGIAGDICVFTNHNITIEEQDLAE, encoded by the coding sequence TTGACCACCATCGTTTCAGTTCGCCGCCACGGCAAAGTCGTCATGGGCGGCGACGGCCAGGTTTCTCTCGGCAATACCGTGATGAAAGGCAACGCGAAAAAAGTTCGCCGCCTATACCACGGCCAGGTCATCGCCGGGTTTGCCGGGGCCACCGCTGACGCCTTCACCCTCTTCGAGCGGTTCGAAGGCCAGCTTGAAAAACATCAAGGTCACCTGGTTCGCGCCGCCGTCGAACTCGCCAAAGAATGGCGTACAGACCGTTCCCTCAGCCGCCTCGAAGCCATGCTTGCAGTCGCCAACAAAGACGCCTCGCTGATCATCACCGGCAACGGCGATGTGGTCGAGCCAGAAAACGGATTGATCGCCATGGGCTCTGGTGGCGGCTACGCTCAAGCTGCCGCGAGCGCGCTGCTGAAGAAAACCGACCTGTCGGCCCGGGAAATCGTCGAAACCGCCCTGGGCATTGCTGGCGATATCTGCGTATTCACCAACCACAACATCACCATTGAGGAGCAGGACCTCGCGGAATAA
- the phaC gene encoding class II poly(R)-hydroxyalkanoic acid synthase, producing the protein MRDKPATSSLPTPAAFINAQSAITGLRGRDLFSTLRSVAAHGLRNPLHSARHALKLGGQLGRVLLGETLHPTNPHDNRFADPAWSLNPFYRRSLQAYLSWQNQVKSWIDESHMSPDDRARAHFAFALLNDAVAPSNTLLNPLALKEIFNSGGNSLVRGASHLIDDFLHNDGLPRQVTKQAFEVGKTVATTSGSVVFRNELLELIQYKPMSEKQYAKPLLVVPPQINKYYIFDLSPANSFVQFALKNGLQTFMISWRNPDVRHREWGLSTYVEAVEEAMNVCRAITGAREVNLMGACAGGLTIAALQGHLQAKRQLRRVSSATYLVSLLDSQMDSPATLFADEQSLEAAKRRSYQKGVLEGRDMAKVFAWMRPNDLIWSYFVNNYLLGKEPPAFDILYWNNDNTRLPAAFHGDLLDFFKHNPLSHAGGLEVCGTPIDLQKVTVDSFSVGGINDHITPWDAVYRSTLLLGGERRFVLSNSGHVQSILNPPSNPKANYVENAKLSSDPRAWYYDAKQVNGSWWPQWLAWVQERSGAQRETLMTLGNQNYPPLEAAPGTYVHVR; encoded by the coding sequence ATGCGAGACAAACCAGCGACGAGCTCGTTGCCCACGCCCGCCGCCTTCATCAACGCACAAAGCGCGATTACTGGTCTGCGCGGCCGGGATCTGTTTTCGACCCTGCGCAGCGTCGCGGCCCATGGTTTGCGCAACCCATTGCACAGCGCCAGGCACGCACTGAAGCTCGGAGGCCAACTGGGCCGAGTGCTGCTGGGCGAAACCCTGCATCCGACCAATCCGCACGACAACCGTTTTGCCGACCCGGCGTGGAGCCTCAACCCGTTTTACCGACGCAGCTTGCAGGCGTATTTAAGCTGGCAAAACCAGGTCAAAAGCTGGATCGACGAAAGCCACATGAGCCCCGATGATCGCGCCCGCGCGCACTTTGCATTCGCGCTGCTCAACGATGCCGTGGCGCCGTCCAATACCCTGCTCAATCCACTGGCGCTCAAAGAGATTTTCAACTCCGGCGGCAACAGCCTGGTGCGCGGCGCCAGCCACTTGATCGACGACTTCCTGCACAACGACGGGCTGCCCAGGCAGGTCACCAAACAGGCTTTCGAGGTGGGTAAAACCGTCGCCACCACCAGCGGCTCCGTGGTGTTTCGCAACGAACTGCTGGAACTGATCCAGTACAAGCCGATGAGCGAGAAGCAATACGCCAAACCACTGCTGGTGGTGCCACCGCAAATCAACAAATACTACATTTTCGACCTGAGCCCGGCGAACAGCTTCGTCCAGTTCGCCCTGAAAAACGGCCTGCAAACCTTCATGATCAGCTGGAGGAACCCGGACGTGCGCCATCGGGAATGGGGGCTCTCGACTTACGTTGAGGCGGTGGAAGAGGCGATGAACGTCTGCCGCGCAATCACCGGAGCCCGCGAGGTCAACCTAATGGGCGCGTGCGCCGGCGGCCTGACCATCGCTGCACTGCAAGGGCACTTACAAGCCAAACGCCAACTGCGACGCGTCTCCAGTGCGACTTATCTGGTCAGCCTGCTCGACAGCCAAATGGACAGCCCGGCCACGCTGTTCGCCGACGAACAATCCTTGGAAGCCGCCAAGCGCCGCTCCTACCAAAAGGGCGTCCTGGAGGGGCGCGACATGGCTAAAGTGTTCGCCTGGATGCGCCCCAACGATTTGATCTGGAGCTACTTCGTCAACAACTACCTGCTGGGTAAAGAGCCGCCTGCGTTCGACATCCTCTATTGGAACAACGACAACACCCGGTTGCCAGCGGCGTTCCATGGCGACCTGCTGGACTTCTTCAAGCACAACCCGTTGAGCCATGCCGGCGGCCTCGAAGTCTGCGGCACGCCAATCGACTTACAGAAAGTCACCGTCGACAGCTTCAGCGTGGGCGGTATTAACGACCACATCACGCCGTGGGATGCGGTGTATCGCTCAACGCTGCTGCTGGGAGGCGAGCGGCGTTTCGTGCTCTCCAACAGCGGCCATGTCCAAAGCATTCTCAACCCGCCAAGCAACCCTAAAGCCAACTATGTCGAAAACGCCAAACTGAGCAGCGACCCTCGCGCCTGGTATTACGACGCCAAACAAGTCAACGGCAGTTGGTGGCCCCAATGGCTCGCCTGGGTTCAAGAACGCTCTGGTGCACAGAGGGAAACCCTGATGACCCTGGGCAACCAGAACTACCCACCGCTGGAGGCGGCACCGGGTACTTACGTTCACGTGCGCTGA
- a CDS encoding phasin family protein — protein MANVISKKKIDTSTSALHDVKSYARKVWLAGLGAYTKVGQEGSEYFQELIKAGQTVEKKGKKVVAEKLEAANAEIDDAKSEVSTFKGKVEVQLDKVEKAFDSRVASALNRIGIPSKHDVETLSAKLDELTALLERVARKS, from the coding sequence ATGGCCAATGTTATTTCGAAGAAAAAAATCGACACATCGACGAGTGCTTTGCACGACGTTAAATCCTATGCCCGCAAGGTCTGGCTGGCGGGCCTCGGTGCCTATACCAAGGTTGGTCAAGAAGGTAGCGAGTACTTTCAAGAGTTGATCAAGGCTGGTCAAACGGTTGAAAAGAAAGGCAAAAAAGTAGTTGCCGAGAAACTTGAAGCGGCCAATGCCGAGATTGATGACGCCAAGAGTGAAGTGAGCACGTTCAAAGGCAAGGTTGAAGTTCAACTCGACAAGGTCGAGAAGGCTTTTGACTCGCGTGTTGCAAGTGCCTTGAATCGTATCGGCATTCCGTCTAAACATGACGTCGAGACACTCTCTGCTAAGCTCGATGAGCTGACGGCATTGCTCGAACGTGTCGCGCGTAAATCTTAA
- a CDS encoding SPOR domain-containing protein — translation MAAKKKPAPKRGASRYQAPAKKPIPGWLWMAIGLTVGAFIVFLMKLEPGKGSESVKREKIEQQKASKIAEANKTPPSPTQPVKPKYDFYTLLPESEVIVPPDAVPEKTLPTPQVPAIPTTPVTPAEAAKIDTARAQAALAGITPPPPPPVSKAAPVTKFFLQAGSFRKQADADKVRAQIILLGQAVAVESGTVKDETWYRVLVGPFSNREQLTTAQKQLAGSGFSNLLLQQRQSR, via the coding sequence TTGGCTGCCAAGAAAAAACCTGCACCCAAGCGTGGCGCCAGCCGCTATCAAGCCCCTGCGAAGAAACCGATTCCGGGCTGGTTGTGGATGGCCATCGGCCTGACCGTCGGCGCGTTCATCGTGTTCCTTATGAAGCTGGAGCCGGGCAAAGGCAGCGAAAGCGTCAAACGCGAAAAAATCGAACAGCAGAAGGCCAGCAAGATCGCCGAGGCCAACAAGACCCCGCCGAGCCCGACGCAACCGGTGAAGCCGAAGTACGACTTCTATACCTTGCTGCCGGAATCGGAAGTGATCGTGCCACCGGACGCCGTGCCGGAAAAAACCCTGCCGACACCACAAGTGCCGGCGATCCCGACCACGCCAGTTACGCCAGCCGAAGCGGCAAAAATCGACACCGCACGGGCGCAGGCAGCACTGGCCGGGATTACGCCACCACCGCCACCACCGGTGTCGAAAGCCGCGCCAGTGACCAAGTTCTTCCTGCAGGCCGGCTCGTTCCGCAAACAGGCTGACGCGGACAAGGTTCGGGCGCAGATCATCCTGCTCGGTCAGGCCGTGGCCGTTGAATCCGGCACGGTGAAAGACGAGACCTGGTATCGCGTATTGGTCGGACCGTTCAGCAACCGCGAACAACTGACCACCGCACAGAAACAACTGGCCGGCAGCGGCTTCAGCAACCTGTTGTTACAACAACGCCAAAGCCGCTAA
- a CDS encoding phasin family protein, translating into MAGKKNTEKEGSSWIGKVEDYSRKIWLAGLGVYSKIDTDGSKLFDTLVKDGEKAEKLTKNAVGKKVDAAKDTASSAKSRLSDVKDRALGKWDELEGAFDKRLNSAISRLGVPSRNEVKALHSKVDTLTKQIEKLTGAKVAPVAAKTAAAKPATKTAAKPLVKAAAKPAAKAAAKPAAKTAAAKPAAAKPAAKAVAAKAAAKPVAKPAAKPVAKTAAAKPAAAKKPAVKKATAPKAAAPKPAVTAAKPAASASTTNSVAAPTPAATPTAASAPSTPTSQS; encoded by the coding sequence ATGGCTGGTAAAAAGAATACTGAAAAAGAAGGCAGCTCGTGGATCGGGAAAGTCGAAGACTACTCCCGCAAAATCTGGCTGGCTGGTTTAGGCGTGTACTCGAAGATCGACACTGACGGCAGCAAGCTCTTCGATACATTGGTTAAAGACGGCGAGAAAGCCGAGAAGCTCACCAAAAACGCTGTCGGCAAAAAAGTCGATGCCGCCAAGGACACTGCTTCGTCGGCCAAGTCGCGTCTCAGCGATGTGAAAGACCGCGCGCTGGGCAAGTGGGATGAGCTGGAGGGGGCTTTCGACAAGCGCTTGAACAGCGCCATTTCACGCCTGGGTGTACCGAGCCGCAATGAAGTCAAAGCGCTGCACAGCAAGGTCGATACCCTGACCAAGCAAATCGAAAAACTTACGGGCGCCAAAGTTGCGCCTGTGGCAGCGAAAACCGCAGCGGCCAAACCCGCCACTAAAACAGCGGCCAAGCCGCTGGTGAAGGCTGCTGCTAAACCTGCTGCGAAAGCGGCGGCTAAGCCTGCTGCCAAGACGGCCGCTGCAAAACCAGCCGCCGCCAAGCCGGCCGCCAAAGCAGTTGCCGCTAAAGCCGCGGCTAAACCTGTAGCCAAGCCCGCCGCCAAGCCGGTGGCAAAAACCGCAGCGGCCAAACCCGCCGCTGCCAAAAAGCCTGCGGTGAAAAAAGCGACCGCTCCGAAAGCGGCCGCACCGAAACCCGCAGTGACTGCCGCCAAACCGGCAGCGTCGGCCAGCACAACGAACTCCGTTGCTGCGCCGACCCCCGCTGCTACCCCGACTGCCGCGTCAGCTCCATCGACGCCAACCAGTCAGTCCTGA
- the ubiE gene encoding bifunctional demethylmenaquinone methyltransferase/2-methoxy-6-polyprenyl-1,4-benzoquinol methylase UbiE, producing the protein MTDQRKGSDAEPTTHFGFKNVPESQKAEKVAEVFHSVAAKYDLMNDLLSGGMHRLWKRFAIELSGVRTGNRVLDIAGGTGDLTKKFSHLVGPSGQVVLADINESMLKVGRDRLLDLGVAGNVEFVQADAEKLPFPDNHFDCVTIAFGLRNVTHKEDALRSMLRVLKPGGRLLVLEFSKPTNALMSKAYDAYSFAFMPLMGKLITNDSESYRYLAESIRMHPNQETLKSMMVEAGFDRVTYHNMTAGIVALHRGIKP; encoded by the coding sequence ATGACTGATCAGCGCAAAGGCAGCGATGCCGAACCCACCACACACTTCGGTTTCAAAAACGTTCCGGAAAGCCAAAAAGCGGAAAAAGTCGCTGAGGTGTTCCACTCAGTAGCCGCCAAGTACGACCTGATGAACGACCTCCTGTCGGGCGGCATGCACCGTTTGTGGAAGCGTTTTGCCATCGAGCTGTCGGGTGTTCGCACCGGTAACCGCGTGCTGGATATCGCCGGCGGTACGGGCGACCTGACTAAAAAATTCTCGCACCTCGTTGGTCCGAGCGGCCAAGTGGTGTTAGCCGACATCAATGAATCCATGCTCAAGGTCGGCCGTGACCGCCTGCTGGATCTGGGTGTGGCCGGTAACGTCGAATTCGTGCAGGCCGATGCGGAAAAACTGCCGTTCCCTGACAACCATTTCGACTGCGTGACCATCGCCTTCGGCTTGCGCAACGTTACCCACAAAGAAGACGCGTTGCGCTCGATGCTGCGTGTGCTCAAACCGGGCGGTCGTCTGCTGGTGCTGGAGTTCTCCAAGCCTACCAACGCGCTGATGTCCAAAGCCTACGATGCCTACTCGTTCGCCTTCATGCCGCTGATGGGCAAGCTGATCACCAATGATTCGGAAAGCTATCGCTACCTGGCCGAATCGATCCGCATGCACCCGAATCAGGAAACCTTGAAGTCGATGATGGTCGAAGCCGGTTTCGACCGCGTGACCTACCACAACATGACCGCAGGTATCGTCGCCCTGCACCGCGGCATCAAGCCCTGA
- the phaZ gene encoding poly(3-hydroxyalkanoate) depolymerase, translating to MPQPFIFRTVELDGQTLRTAVRPGKPHLTPLLIFNGIGANLELVFPFVAALDPDLEVIAFDVPGVGGSSTPNRPYRFPGLAKLTARMLDYLDYGQVNVIGVSWGGALAQQFAYDYPERCKKLVLAATAAGAVMVPGKPKVLWLMASPRRYIQPSHVIRIAPMIYGGSFRRDPTLAASHAAKVRSAGKLGYYWQLFAGLGWTSIHWLHKIHQPTLVLAGDDDPLIPLINMRMLAWQIPNAQLHIIDDGHLFLITRAEAVAPIIMKFLEEERQRAVMHPHPAPQGS from the coding sequence ATGCCGCAACCGTTCATATTCCGTACCGTCGAACTGGATGGCCAGACCCTTCGCACGGCAGTACGCCCCGGCAAGCCTCACTTGACGCCTTTGCTGATTTTCAATGGCATTGGGGCCAACCTGGAGCTGGTGTTTCCGTTCGTCGCAGCACTCGACCCGGACCTCGAAGTTATTGCTTTCGACGTCCCGGGGGTCGGTGGTTCATCGACGCCAAACCGTCCGTATCGCTTCCCCGGCCTGGCCAAACTCACGGCACGAATGCTCGACTATCTCGATTATGGGCAAGTCAACGTGATCGGCGTGTCGTGGGGCGGAGCACTGGCGCAACAGTTCGCCTACGACTATCCCGAGCGTTGCAAGAAACTGGTCCTGGCAGCCACGGCAGCCGGGGCGGTGATGGTGCCGGGCAAACCGAAAGTGCTGTGGCTGATGGCCAGTCCGCGACGCTACATTCAGCCATCCCATGTGATCCGCATCGCCCCGATGATCTACGGTGGCTCGTTCCGCCGCGACCCGACACTGGCCGCCAGCCACGCTGCCAAGGTGCGTTCGGCGGGCAAGCTCGGTTACTACTGGCAACTGTTCGCCGGTCTCGGCTGGACCAGCATTCACTGGCTGCACAAGATTCATCAGCCGACGCTGGTGTTGGCCGGCGACGACGATCCGCTGATTCCGCTGATTAACATGCGCATGCTCGCCTGGCAAATTCCCAATGCGCAGTTGCACATCATCGATGACGGGCATCTGTTTCTGATTACCAGGGCCGAAGCGGTGGCGCCGATCATCATGAAATTTCTTGAAGAAGAGCGTCAGCGTGCGGTGATGCACCCGCACCCGGCACCGCAGGGCAGTTAA
- a CDS encoding TetR/AcrR family transcriptional regulator, giving the protein MKTRDRILECALQLFNHKGEPNVSTMEVANEMGISPGNLYYHFHGKEPLILGLFERFQNELAPLLDPPPNVQLAPEDYWLFLHLIVERLAHYRFLFQDLSNLAGRLPKLAKGIRNLLNALKRTLASLLARLKAQGQLVSDTQALGQLVEQITMTLLFSLDYQRILDREGEVRLVVYQIMMLVAPHLLPPIKAATEQLALQYLEEHD; this is encoded by the coding sequence ATGAAAACCCGCGACCGGATCCTCGAATGTGCCCTTCAGTTGTTCAACCACAAGGGCGAACCGAACGTTTCAACCATGGAAGTTGCCAATGAAATGGGCATCAGCCCAGGTAATCTCTACTACCACTTCCACGGCAAGGAGCCGTTGATTCTCGGACTATTCGAGCGCTTCCAGAATGAACTGGCACCGTTGCTCGATCCGCCGCCCAACGTGCAACTGGCCCCCGAAGATTACTGGCTGTTCTTGCACCTGATCGTGGAGCGCCTCGCGCATTACCGGTTTCTGTTTCAGGACCTGTCGAACCTGGCAGGGCGCCTGCCGAAACTGGCCAAGGGCATCCGCAACCTGCTCAATGCGCTGAAACGCACGCTGGCGTCATTACTCGCGCGGTTGAAGGCTCAAGGACAGTTAGTCAGCGATACGCAGGCATTGGGGCAGCTGGTGGAACAGATCACCATGACGTTGCTGTTTTCCCTGGATTACCAGCGGATTCTTGATCGTGAAGGTGAAGTGCGGCTGGTGGTGTACCAGATCATGATGCTGGTGGCGCCGCATTTGCTGCCGCCGATCAAGGCTGCGACCGAGCAACTCGCGTTGCAGTACCTCGAAGAACACGACTGA
- the hslU gene encoding ATP-dependent protease ATPase subunit HslU produces MSMTPREIVHELNRHIIGQDDAKRAVAIALRNRWRRMQLPEELRVEVTPKNILMIGPTGVGKTEIARRLAKLANAPFIKVEATKFTEVGYVGRDVESIIRDLADAAIKLLREQEMTKVRHRAEDAAEERILDALLPPARMGFSNDDAAPAGDSNTRQLFRKRLREGQLDDKEIEIEVAEVAGVDISAPPGMEEMTNQLQSLFANMGKGKRKSRKLKVKEALKLVRDEEAGRLVNEEELKAKALEAVEQHGIVFIDEIDKVAKRGNSGGVDVSREGVQRDLLPLIEGCTVNTKLGMVKTDHILFIASGAFHLSKPSDLVPELQGRLPIRVELKALTPEDFERILSEPHASLTEQYRELLKTEGLAIEFLPDGIKRLAEIAWQVNEKTENIGARRLHTLLERLLEEVSFSAGDLAGANDGKAILIDAAYVNSHLGELAENEDLSRYIL; encoded by the coding sequence ATGTCCATGACTCCCCGTGAAATCGTCCACGAACTCAATCGCCATATCATCGGCCAGGACGATGCCAAACGCGCCGTCGCCATCGCACTGCGTAACCGCTGGCGCCGGATGCAACTGCCGGAAGAACTGCGCGTTGAAGTCACGCCAAAAAATATTCTGATGATCGGCCCGACCGGTGTAGGTAAAACCGAGATTGCCCGGCGCCTGGCCAAGCTGGCCAATGCACCCTTCATCAAGGTCGAAGCCACCAAGTTCACGGAAGTCGGCTATGTCGGCCGTGATGTCGAATCGATCATTCGTGACCTGGCCGACGCTGCCATCAAACTGCTGCGCGAACAGGAAATGACCAAGGTTCGCCATCGCGCCGAAGACGCCGCCGAAGAACGTATTCTCGACGCGTTGCTACCACCGGCTCGCATGGGTTTCAGCAACGATGATGCAGCGCCGGCAGGCGATTCCAATACCCGCCAACTGTTCCGCAAACGCCTGCGCGAAGGTCAGTTGGATGACAAGGAGATCGAAATCGAAGTCGCTGAAGTGGCGGGCGTCGATATCTCCGCGCCACCGGGTATGGAAGAAATGACCAACCAGTTGCAGAGCCTGTTCGCCAACATGGGCAAGGGCAAACGCAAGAGCCGTAAGCTCAAGGTCAAGGAAGCGCTGAAACTGGTGCGTGACGAAGAAGCCGGTCGCCTGGTCAATGAAGAAGAGTTGAAGGCCAAGGCCCTCGAAGCGGTTGAGCAGCACGGCATCGTGTTCATCGACGAAATCGACAAAGTTGCCAAGCGCGGCAACTCCGGCGGCGTCGATGTCTCACGCGAAGGCGTGCAGCGCGACCTGCTGCCGCTGATCGAAGGCTGCACCGTCAACACCAAGCTGGGCATGGTCAAAACTGACCACATCCTGTTCATCGCGTCCGGCGCGTTCCACCTGAGCAAGCCGAGCGATCTGGTGCCAGAGCTGCAAGGTCGCCTACCGATTCGGGTCGAACTGAAAGCGCTGACGCCTGAAGATTTCGAACGCATTCTCAGCGAGCCGCATGCGTCGCTGACCGAGCAATACCGCGAACTGCTGAAAACCGAGGGCCTGGCCATCGAGTTCCTGCCGGACGGTATCAAACGCTTGGCGGAAATTGCCTGGCAGGTCAACGAGAAGACCGAGAACATCGGCGCCCGCCGCCTGCACACCTTGCTTGAGCGGCTGCTTGAAGAAGTGTCGTTCAGCGCCGGCGACCTGGCCGGTGCCAATGACGGCAAGGCGATCCTGATTGACGCCGCTTACGTCAACAGCCACTTGGGCGAATTGGCCGAGAACGAAGACCTGTCCCGCTATATCCTGTAA